The following is a genomic window from Photobacterium toruni.
ATGGCTGCGAATAAAGCTTTTTTCACGGTTAAATGTGCCTGTTGCACCTGCGACTAAATCAGAAAGTGCTGGGGTATAGGTCGGTAAACCCAATTTATCAATACATTGACAATCGCTCAGACACCAAAGCGTAATCGTACTTGATACCGATACAGGGCTAGGTGTCACCGATTCAAGTAGTTCGATTTGAACGCGACCAAATTCACTACCGCGGGAACGACCTAAACGCAAATCCCCATCAAGCGCTTGGGCTATCATCTGACGCTGCGACTCATCAGTACATTCAATTGAACCAATAAAGCTTTGATTTTTATCAATGTAGGTGTAGCTATATAGGCTACCGTCTTTCACCAAACCGGTTCTTTCAAGCGCCGTTTTGGTCACCATCCCTTGCTTGATATTCGCCATTAAACCCGATTGACTCACATACCCGCCACGGCATTGCTTATACTGCTTCGTTGAATCTACATCACCATTGGCATGGTTAACCACATCGGTTGATAATTGACCGTCTTTGGCTGTACTCTGACCTTTTTCATAGTGCCAAGATGCGGGCAGAGGCAAACACACTTCACCATTCATATCGGCATATGCGTTACCAAATTGTACTGCGCCTGAGTGGAACACTTGCCAGCTTTCTTGCTCGGATAAACCGCCATAAAGCTTGCTTGCTACCAACCCGAGCATTGCACTGCCAGGAATGTAATCGAGCCCTTGATGATTATTGGTCGTGGCGATGGATTGACTCAATATCACTGGATCAACTGTGGTAAGTCGATAATAGAGTTTCATACCATCTCTCCTTGTAGATCAACACGCACCACACCCAAACCGCGATGACGTTTTGCACCGAGTGCTAAAATCAAACAACTGCAAGCACTTAACCATGACACTAATTGTTGTTGGTATGGATTGGCCTCCCAACTCACAGACGCTTGCAGATCCATTGGCACAGCAACTTCTAATGCGCGCAAACTGGTGTTTTTCGCCACGCCAGTTTTAAAATCAATCGCGGTGGATTGCACAACACGAAACAATTGTGCAACAGACTGTGCGTTTTCATGAAAATACGCTTGCTCAGGCTCAGATAACGTGGCGCTGCTAAAGTGCAGAGTCCCTTGGGTAAAGGTATTGTTACCTTCCTGACCAAATAAGGTACAAATGGCCGTTTCATCTAATGCGCCATCAAACCAGTGATTCTCAGCCGCTTGCATAAACGCTTCACGAAACAGACCTTTGATGGATTTTCCTGGTACATAAGGTAAGCCTGCACCATCTTTTAGCATCAGGCTATCGGCGTACGCCCCCCCTTCTTCACCCGAGCCAATGTGCCACGGGCTTTGGATGGCGAATGAAATTGCATGCGGTGTCATTGTGTTTGCTCCTCATTTTTAAGTGCGTTCACCGGAGAGAAGTGCGAGAACATCAATAAATCATT
Proteins encoded in this region:
- a CDS encoding RAMP superfamily CRISPR-associated protein, with protein sequence MTPHAISFAIQSPWHIGSGEEGGAYADSLMLKDGAGLPYVPGKSIKGLFREAFMQAAENHWFDGALDETAICTLFGQEGNNTFTQGTLHFSSATLSEPEQAYFHENAQSVAQLFRVVQSTAIDFKTGVAKNTSLRALEVAVPMDLQASVSWEANPYQQQLVSWLSACSCLILALGAKRHRGLGVVRVDLQGEMV